One segment of Lonchura striata isolate bLonStr1 chromosome 37, bLonStr1.mat, whole genome shotgun sequence DNA contains the following:
- the LOC144247981 gene encoding B-cell antigen receptor complex-associated protein alpha chain-like: protein MGGILGRGSLGTLGRAAPTSLPPGHWGESPAGPGRTQLMAAAPQIRGAPPKRGVPSPLLTLSLLLLLPGSKCHNSSFPASPAPRPETPTPLTVPTRPGGFSCGSGGGVHVQPVPTSVTAELGESLSLECRFEPPDARVTWLQVCPGGRTFGCPWPQELPAQGGERWVGQGDSGVSRLSFAHLEHNHSGLYFCRVSFRNASAQSCGTFVRVLEPVPVPFLDLADATKNRIMTAQGVLLLLCAAGPGLLLLFRKRWANERLLQPKKISLEEENLYEGLNLDECSMYEDISRGVQPTYQDVGTPPADGLLEKP from the exons ATGGG ggggattttggggcgggggtccctggggactTTGGGGCGGGCCGCCCCCACTTCCCTCCCCCCGGGGCACTGGGGCGAATCTCCTGCCGGGCCTGGGCGCACGCAGCTGATGGCGGCTGCTCCCCAAATCCGGGGGGCTCCCCCAAAACGGGGGGTCCCGAGCCCCCTCCTcaccctcagcctcctcctcctcctcccag GTTCCAAGTGCCACAACAGCTCCTTCCCCGCTTCTCCCGCCCCACGCCCGGAGACCCCCACCC CGCTGACGGTGCCCACCCGGCCCGGGGGCTTCTCCTGCGGCTCCGGGGGAGGGGTCCACGTCCAGCCCGTGCCCACCTCCGTGACCGCCGAGCTCGGGGAGTCCCTGAGCCTGGAGTGCCGCTTCGAGCCGCCGGACGCCCGCGTCACCTGGCTGCAGGTGTGTCCCGGCGGCCGCACCTTTGGGTGCCCCTGGCCCCAGGAGCTGCCGGCCCAGGGCGGGGAGCGCTGGGTGGGCCAGGGGGACTCGGGGGTCTCCAGGCTGAGCTTCGCGCACCTGGAGCACAACCACAGCGGGCTCTACTTCTGCCGGGTGAGCTTCAGGAATGCATCCGCGCAGTCCTGCGGCACCTTCGTCAGGGTCCTCG AGCCCGTGCCCGTGCCGTTCCTGGACCTGGCAGACGCCACCAAGAACAGGATCATGACGGCGCAgggagtgctgctgctgctgtgtgctgcggggccggggctgctgctgctcttcagg aAGCGCTGGGCCAATGAGCGGCTCCTCCAGCCCAAGAAAATCTCCCTGGAGGAGGAAAACCTTTATGAG GGGCTGAACCTGGATGAGTGCTCCATGTACGAGGACATTTCCCGGGGGGTTCAGCCCACCTACCAGGACGTGGGTACCCCCCCTGCCGACGGGCTCCTGGAGAAGCCTTaa
- the LOC144247982 gene encoding LOW QUALITY PROTEIN: uncharacterized protein LOC144247982 (The sequence of the model RefSeq protein was modified relative to this genomic sequence to represent the inferred CDS: inserted 1 base in 1 codon), whose amino-acid sequence MSRPLAAPAKIPLKSKRLRTKRERNAAKFGPRLPVGGSQRAPPWLLPRPGRGLALGSPLRPPKPVVITQNRLSHRGMFNHMVKSLDVRRLLSPSGGSPPPAPQIEEGEPAGVPGEPLKELAAGLGSLLVGFGAFVGRELVSERRRGLVAALRRHRRGPLDLGVFLAHRTPAQLPALSPAGQGAPQGEARPGPPGPALILGGWDAGDPPAGTPSPLGVVDTLPRAPSPIFGALGEWKVSVWFGGSGGAPTAFGGVLLMPPXSPQNPFSWSSAEDETPGGLPQTWGGPGGLPPPPSPFWGSPQLPHGEEEEKMGGDAGWTPTAPPAFSPDPPPGRAPRAPRPPRAPKIWRTETPWDPPGPSRTPWEPPRLPWGSPDPPRAPPRPSRAPQLWSREPRKAPPVPPRPPWDPPNRPRSPWDAPRFPWDSPNPPRPPWDPSPWSPELPRPPRTPQLWDPEPPRPPWDPSRPRQDPAGVPGPLWDSPDPTWPPLDPAGSPRTPQLWSPEPPWDPRPWSPEPPGAPQDAEPPRCCCRRLCRDTAQRRPLRRDLLCHRDPARRDPLHRDPLHRDPLHRDTLHRDPLHRDPARRDTLHRDPARRDPLHRDPLHRDPLHRDPARRDPLHRDTLHRDTLHRDPLHRDPLHRDPLHRDPLHRDPLHRDPLHRDPLHRDPLHRDPLHRDPLHRDPLHRDPLHRDPLHRDPLHRDPLHRDTLHRDPLHRDPLHRDPLHRDTLHRDPPRPAALHRDPRCRCRCRDPPRCCPQPPKRRRPGWGGVGGRPPSPPAPPGCGCLCWGGGRDEGGP is encoded by the exons ATGAGCCGCCCGCTCGCCGCCCCGGccaaaatccccctcaaatCCAAGCGCCTGCGGACCAAGCGGGAGCGCAACGCCGCCAAGTTTGGCCCCAGGCTGCCCGTGGGGGGTTCCCAGCGGGCCCccccctggctgctgccccGCCCGGGCAGGGGTCTCGCCCTGGGGAGCCCCCTGCGCCCCCCAAAGCCCGTGGTGATCACCCAGAACCGCCTGTCCCACCGCGGCATGTTTAACCACATGGTCAAGTCGCTGGACGTGCGGCGCCTGCTGAGCCCCAGCGGGGGCAGCCCCCCGCCAGCCCCCCAAATTGAGGAGGGGGAGCCCGCGGGGGTCCCGGGCGAGCCGCTGAAGGAGCTGGCGGCCGGCCTGGGCTCGCTGCTGGTGGGCTTCGGGGCGTTCGTGGGGCGGGAGCTGGTGAGCGAGCGGCGCCGCGGGCTCGTGGCCGCGCTCAGGAGGCACCGACGGGGACCCCTGGACCTGGGGGTCTTCCTGGCCCACCGGACCCCCGCCCAGCTCCCAG CGTTGTCTCCAGCAGGTCAGGGCGCACCGCAGGGAGAGGCGAGGCCAGGACCCCCAGGCCCAGCGCtcattttgggggggtgggaTGCGGGGGACCCCCCTGCTGGGACCCCCAGCCCACTCGGTGTTGTCGATACA ctcccccgcgcccccagccccattttcgGAGCCCTCGGAGAGTGGAAGGTGAGTGTGTGGTTtggggggtccgggggagcCCCCACTGCTTTCGGGGGCGTTTTGCTGATGCCCC TCTCTCCCCAGAACCCTTTCTCTTGGAGCTCAGCCGAGGATGAGACCCCCGGGGGGCTCCCCCAGACCTGGGGGGGCCCCGGGGGGCTCCCGCCGCCACCCTCCCccttttgggggtccccacagctgccccatggagaggaggaggagaagatggGGGGGGATGCAGGCTGGACCCCCACGGCCCCCCCAGCCTTCAGCCCGGACCCTCCACCCGGGAGagccccccgcgcccccagACCCCCTCGGGCCCCCAAAATCTGGAGAACCGagaccccctgggaccccccgggTCCCTCCCGCACCCCCTGGGAGCCCCCAAGACTGCCCTGGGGTTCCCCGGACCCACCCCGAGCCCCTCCCAGACCCTCCCGGGCCCCCCAGCTCTGGAGCCGCGAGCCCCGCAAAGCACCCCCCGTCCCCCCCCGACCCCCGTGGGACCCCCCGAACCGCCCCAGATCCCCGTGGGACGCCCCGAGATTCCCGTGGGACTCCCCgaacccccccagacccccgtGGGACCCCAGCCCCTGGAGCCCGGAGCTGCCCAGgcccccccggaccccccagctctgggacccGGAGCCCCCGagacccccctgggacccctcgaGACCCCGCCAGGACCCCGCGGGTGTCCCGGGACCCCTCTGGGATTCCCCAGATCCCACCTGGCCCCCCCTAGACCCAGCCGGGTCCCCCCGGACCCCCCAGCTCTGGAGCCCggagcccccctgggacccccggcCCTGgagcccggagccccccggagccccccagGATGCGGAGCCGCCGCGATGCTGCTGCCGCCGGCTCTGTCGCGACACAGCCCAGCGCCGCCCGCTCCGCCGCGACCTGCTCTGTCACCGCGACCCGGCCCGTCGCGACCCGCTCCATCGCGACCCGCTCCATCGCGACCCGCTCCATCGCGACACGCTCCATCGCGACCCGCTCCATCGGGACCCTGCCCGTCGCGACACGCTCCATCGGGACCCTGCCCGTCGCGACCCGCTCCATCGTGACCCGCTCCATCGCGACCCGCTCCATCGCGACCCTGCCCGTCGCGACCCGCTCCATCGCGACACGCTCCATCGCGACACGCTCCATCGCGACCCGCTCCATCGGGACCCGCTCCATCGGGACCCGCTCCATCGCGACCCGCTCCATCGGGACCCGCTCCATCGGGACCCGCTCCATCGCGACCCGCTCCATCGCGACCCGCTCCATCGCGACCCGCTCCATCGGGACCCGCTCCATCGCGACCCGCTCCATCGCGACCCGCTCCATCGGGACCCGCTCCATCGCGACCCGCTCCATCGCGACCCGCTCCATCGCGACACGCTCCATCGGGACCCGCTCCATCGCGACCCGCTCCATCGCGACCCGCTCCATCGCGACACGCTCCATCGCgaccctccccgccccgccgctctCCATCGCGACCCGCGCTGTCGCTGTCGCTGTCGCGACCCGCCCCGCTGCTGCCCGCAGCCCCCGaagcgccgccgccccggctgGGGAGGGGTCGGGGGGCGACCCCCctcgccccccgccccgccgggctgcGGGTGCCTCTGCTGGGGGGGGGGTCGGGATGAGGGGGGGCCGTGA